Proteins found in one Drosophila innubila isolate TH190305 chromosome X, UK_Dinn_1.0, whole genome shotgun sequence genomic segment:
- the LOC117794289 gene encoding zinc finger protein 628, with amino-acid sequence MICRLCLNTLDEQNAVLLFAAADNESNDNKTIPENYLVQLISTHLYLCLSRDDAISTSICTDCCAQLESFHNFWMLVEHKQTTLCSQFLEIDCDVNWSEEGDVELQTTSIIDFKQEPEADLETDACGDEGKATAAHKFPCMFCDKSFKMRRYLEEHVATHTGDRPIACAYCNTAFRCRSNMYTHVKTKHNTQWQKARAERESAKINSSNNNVQIQRSVNGDNDKIVDAITVPPNELVMINDQKPEIRIPVPPAARAVPPPAAAVPPPVPTPEEIPPPSIVTIKNEPMEAINLTVAKTHPTPVKRLTRASRRKTHSPKKVQHTEQSVSASEDSSNDAITDLHEKRIKTELQTCKENELMLANYNAVAAVVATTIMQQHQEQLLTAAMAAAVSTSTSAAAAVPLTSQSSATPATASAPTPAPVTVPASPAVEPYTCNICGQQLRNQRALNNHLHNKHSGMAATTPLATTSTSLEMPICGSCGELSGRNHRCLSKAKYACDVCGKSFKMKRYLEEHFATHTGVKLHTCAFCPTEFRSKSNMYHHTKRKHKPEWERSRASRNAAKTVATEQQTQPDQPPEEANTNS; translated from the exons ATGATTTGTCGCCTGTGCTTGAACACATTAGACGAGCAGAACGCCGTGTTGTTGTTCGCTGCCGCCGACAACGagagcaacgacaacaagacAATACCGGAAAACTATTTGGTTCAATTGATATCAACGCATTTGTATCTCTGT ctgtctCGCGACGATGCCATTTCGACGTCCATTTGCACGGATTGCTGTGCGCAACTGGAGAGTTTTCACAACTTTTGGATGCTGGTGGAGCACAAACAGACGACGCTGTGCAGTCAGTTCTTGGAGATCGACTGCGATGTCAACTGGTCAGAGGAGGGCGATGTCGAGCTGCAGACCACAAGCATAATCGATTTTAAGCAGGAACCCGAAGCCGACCTTGAGACGGACGCTTGTGGAGATGAAGGCAAGGCAACAGCAGCCCACAAGTTTCCCTGCATGTTTTGCGACAAGTCATTCAAGATGCGGCGCTATCTGGAGGAGCATGTGGCCACACACACGGGTGACCGACCCATCGCCTGCGCCTACTGCAACACGGCCTTTCGATGTCGCTCCAACATGTACACCCACGTCAAGACCAAGCACAATACCCAGTGGCAAAAGGCTCGCGCCGAACGCGAATCAGCCAAGatcaatagcagcaacaacaacgttcaAATCCAAAGAAGTGTCAATGGCGATAACGATAAGATTGTCGATGCAATAACCGTACCGCCCAACGAGCTGGTAATGATAAATGATCAAAAGCCCGAAATAAGAATACCAGTTCCGCCTGCAGCCAGAGCTGTACCTCCACCAGCTGCAGCTGTACCTCCACCAGTTCCAACTCCAGAAGAGATACCTCCGCCCAGCATTGTGACCATTAAAAACGAACCCATGGAGGCAATTAATCTTACGGTAGCCAAAACGCATCCAACGCCAGTCAAGCGACTAACACGAGCTAGTCGCCGCAAGACGCATTCGCCCAAAAAAGTGCAGCACACGGAGCAAAGCGTCAGCGCCAGCGAGGACAGCAGCAATGATGCTATTACTGATCTGCACGAGAAGCGCATCAAGACTGAGCTGCAGACGTGCAAGGAGAACGAGCTTATGTTGGCCAATTACaatgctgtggctgctgttgtggcaacCACCATTATGCAGCAGCATCAGGAGCAGCTCCTAACGGCAGCTATGGCAGCTGCTGTTAGCACGAGCACttcggcagcagcagccgtgCCGTTGACAAGTCAAAGCAG tGCAACTCCTGCTACTGCTTCAGCTCCCACTCCCGCTCCAGTTACAGTTCCGGCGTCACCTGCAGTTGAGCCGTATACGTGTAATATATGCGGTCAGCAGCTGCGCAATCAGCGCGCTCTCAATAATCACCTGCACAATAAGCACAGTGGGATGGCAGCGACAACGCCGTTGGCAACGACCAGTACCAGCTTGGAAATGCCCATCTGCGGTAGTTGCGGCGAGCTGTCCGGCCGTAATCATCGCTGCCTAAGCAAAGCCAAATACGCCTGCGATGTGTGCGGAAAGTCATTCAAGATGAAACGCTATCTGGAG GAACACTTTGCCACACACACGGGCGTTAAACTGCACACCTGCGCCTTTTGTCCCACTGAATTCCGCTCCAAGTCGAATATGTATCATCACACCAAGCGGAAGCACAAACCCGAATGGGAACGCTCACGTGCCAGTCGAAACGCGGCCAAGACTGTTGCCACAGAGCAGCAAACGCAGCCGGATCAGCCGCCGGAGGAAGCAAACACAAATTCCTAG
- the LOC117794304 gene encoding uncharacterized protein LOC117794304, whose product MASSNVSDWDEALPTSSTEEAEEEDPDFCSPENRKKRQEENVSKLQSYVRRMAYQPALPPKARAYDVALSKPKRVTLEANYEQFKDYYDPKLRAKRIKRMLGKYNAITTEQLEDVLKNTKKKERRKEDFLKRKQELYYNMLSKMERQCRTQYLNVLIKKFAKFIAHLATTMRIPPQLVDPYARMQRGIFCNILLAIGVQPTSQSAIYYTSQDAIEYDVCHRLAHALLSLIIKALDTAATREPNDVTKAPADMDFKMDNYIKERLMCAAKKKIRNEQRRKRLSTFNYDAFQKCSRLDCE is encoded by the exons ATGGCCAGTTCAAATGTTTCCGATTGGGATGAGGCGCTGCCCACATCATCCACTGAAGAGGCGGAAGAGGAAGATCCCGACTTTTGTAGCCCTGAGAATCGCAAGAAACGGCAAGAGGAGAATGTATCCAAGCTTCAGTCGTATGTACGACGGATGGCTTATCAGCCTGCGCTGCCGCCCAAAGCTAGAGCCTATGATGTTGCACTGTCGAAGCCCAAGAGAGTTACGCTGGAGGCCAACTATGAACAGTTTAAGGATTACTACGATCCCAAGCTGCGGGCCAAGCGCATTAAACGCATGTTGGGCAAATACAATGCCATCACCACGGA GCAGCTCGAGGATGTGCTTAAGAATACTAAGAAAAAGGAACGTCGTAAGGAGGATTTTCTGAAGCGTAAACAGGAGCTATACTACAATATGCTCTCCAAGATGGAGCGTCAATGTCGTACCCAGTATCTCAATGTGCTGATAAAGAAGTTTGCTAAGTTTATCGCTCATCTGGCGACCACAATGCGGATTCCGCCGCAACTGGTTGATCCCTATGCGAGGATGCAGCGCGGCATCTTCTGTAATATTCTGCTGGCCATCGGAGTGCAGCCCACGTCTCAATCGGCAATCTATTATACCAGCCAGGATGCCATCGAATATGATGTATGCCATCGCTTGGCCCATGCACTGCTCAGTTTGATCATTAAAGCGCTGGACACTGCCGCTACCCGTGAGCCCAACGATGTGACCAAGGCGCCGGCGGACATGGACTTTAAAATGGATAACTACATTAAGGAGCGCCTCATGTGCGCCGCCAAAAAGAAGATTCGAAATGAGCAGCGCCGCAAGCGACTGTCCACATTTAATTATGATGCTTTCCAAAAGTGTTCCCGACTTGACTGCGAGTAA
- the LOC117794310 gene encoding uncharacterized protein LOC117794310, whose translation MEMSGYQDINALEKSVANAGSQLYTMAHKLHAVERSLDQTAMEQMDEMEVMELLESMTEVKNDYQNLRKDIQEVQQLQRDVSTSIRFQMSNMQQTFQMLKKRITNSQQQQKNRRQLRVQRDQLQSTTVTANEH comes from the exons ATGGAGATGTCTGGATATCAGGATATAAACGCCTTGGAAAAATCG GTGGCCAATGCTGGGTCACAGCTGTATACGATGGCCCACAAGCTGCATGCTGTGGAGCGTAGCTTGGATCAGACGGCCATGGAGCAAATGGACGAAATGGAGGTAATGGAGCTGCTCGAGTCTATGACTGAGGTGAAAAACGACTATCAGAATCTGCGCAAGGACATCCAGGAGGTGCAGCAATTGCAGCGTGACGTCAGCACCTCAATACGCTTTCAAATGAGCAACATGCAGCAGACCTTTCAGATGCTCAAGAAACGCATTACCAActcccagcagcagcagaagaaccGTCGCCAACTCAGAGTACAGCGGGATCAGCTACAAAGCACAACTGTGACAGCCAACGAGCATTGA
- the LOC117794285 gene encoding PHD finger protein 12 — MSKADQDPIGSLSIMEQIKILIKPPPNEDEKMVQRNSNTKHPYYRRPGRGHNHDLCDACEEGGNLLCCDRCPSSFHLQCHDPPLSEEDIPSGQWLCHSCRMAKVSQPACSSKASSVERVPSAGSGSRANTPSSGELESIPLKIRNLRKRSNSERNSTEKLLSKMPLAIQRALDPNRKPTPLDDVIRAACMLNPQQFSLPPELELHTQFPGNGKVQPVQQPHSAGAGNGHGHGHRKPSSQRRSSKPFELDSQGLVPLPAKTCFYCTRSCKRAPLISCDYCPLYYHQDCLDPPLTALPAGLWMCPNHVENFIDANMTNSISATERVRLWNRFHQPLDHENVKMEFFRRVNTRHPPFRMKLNMRARAHIEVPAMVKYHYEHPPALLPSMRQTLRYDRVKRRKQLSTAVEDISRESVTESLLKDLEALRCARAKFREIQREHGNVELDGINSDSDTDTNGAEQQQQQQGSNGVAVTPTLTATKPETAEANEHNECSKQLSAAESEKPNNCSNNRGHLEISYEDDEDECKSSNIIIDADLCHLDVDIIKKLAHQRLQQLILEHPEIVTQYKNRTAARRLRQLSATASASGNQSALQSDLAPEDMRRFSLLFTSETSSILAQKNVNGADEDPMMALHPALATAAAIAAADAAAENYAPRVRSDTEKAYELASRLELKLMQCKVRARAVLTPLGDMLEDSRWFTSLGLDHSIFMRYRTLYVGYGGHYTPSTTLAHTETVDLSAIGYCSRISPQHAIIFYDEFSKSYELINYSEFGTEVNGQLYTCDLTEYTATHAGKRMRPDDAELKRRVDDLLDKRRHIQRQYEPKRETQDRLAPIVKPACRCQIGPDVPMVPGAWEGSAVLAHGSLLRFGCLSFVFSVPSTDLMKERRNNGLAQ; from the exons atGTCAAAGGCCGACCAGGACCCAATTGGTTCGCTGAGCATAATGGAG CAAATCAAGATTCTGATTAAGCCGCCGCCCAACGAGGACGAGAAAATGGTGCAGCGTAACAGCAATACGAAGCATCCATATTATAGGCGTCCCGGCCGCGGACATAACCATGATTTATGCGATGCCTGTGAGGAGGGCGGCAATTTGCTGTGCTGTGACCGCTGTCCCTCCAGCTTTCACTTGCAATGCCA TGATCCACCTCTTAGTGAGGAGGATATACCCAGTGGACAGTGGTTGTGCCATAGCTGTCGCATGGCTAAAGTTTCGCAGCCGGCCTGCTCATCCAAAGCCAGCTCCGTAGAGCGTGTGCCCTCGGCGGGCAGCGGGTCACGTGCCAATACGCCATCATCTGGCGAATTGGAATCCATACCGCTCAAGATACGTAACTTACGCAAGCGCAGCAATAGTGAACGGAATAGCACCGAGAAGTTACTATCCAAAATGCCACTGGCAATACAGCGCGCCCTTGATCCCAATAGAAAGCCGACGCCATTGGATGATGTTATACGCGCCGCATGTATGCTTAATCCCCAGCAGTTCTCGCTGCCACCCGAGCTCGAGCTGCATACGCAGTTCCCCGGCAATGGCAAGGTGCAGCCAGTACAACAGCCGCACAGTGCCGGAGCTGGGAATGGGCATGGGCATGGGCATCGTAAGCCCAGCAGCCAACGGCGCAGCTCCAAGCCATTTGAGTTAGACTCCCAAGGGCTGGTCCCATTGCCAGCTAAGACCTGCTTCTATTGTACACGCAGCTGTAAGCGGGCGCCACTCATCTCGTGTGACTATTGTCCGCTGTATTATCACCAGGATTGCCTGGACCCACCGTTGACCGCACTGCCCGCTGGCCTTTGGATGTGCCCCAATCATGTCGAGAATTTCATA GATGCCAACATGACCAACAGCATTTCAGCAACGGAGCGAGTACGCTTGTGGAATCGTTTCCATCAGCCCCTTGACCATGAGAATGTTAAGATGGAGTTCTTCCGACGCGTCAATACCAGGCATCCGCCGTTCCGCATGAAGTTGAACATGCGCGCCCGCGCCCACATCGAGGTGCCCGCCATGGTCAAATACCACTACGAGCATCCTCCAGCGCTGCTGCCCTCCATGCGGCAGACATTGCGCTATGATCGTGTCAAGCGACGCAAGCAATTGTCCACCGCCGTTGAGGATATATCTAGGGAGAGCGTTACGGAGTCCTTGCTCAAGGATCTGGAAGCATTACGTTGTGCTCGTGCCAAATTTCGTGAGATTCAAAGGGAGCATGGCAATGTCGAACTCGATGGCATCAATAGCGACAGCGATACAGACACAAATGGAGccgaacagcagcagcagcagcaggggAGCAACGGTGTCGCTGTCACACCCACATTGACAGCAACAAAGCCGGAGACAGCTGAAGCAAATGAGCACAATGAGTGTTCCAAGCAACTGTCAGCGGCGGAGTCGGAAAAGCCAAACAACTGCAGTAACAACAGGGGACATCTGGAAATCAGCTACGAAGATGACGAGGATGAGTGCAAATCATCAAATATCATCATTGATGCGGACCTCTGTCATCTGGATGTGGACATTATTAAAAAGCTGGCACACCAGCGACTGCAGCAGCTAATCCTTGAGCATCCAGAGATTGTTACCCAGTACAAAAATCGCACTGCCGCCCGAAGACTCCGTCAGCTATCGGCAACGGCATCGGCGAGTGGCAATCAGAGCGCACTTCAAAGCGATTTGGCGCCTGAGGACATGCGACGCTTTTCGCTGCTGTTCACCAGTGAAACATCCTCGATACTTGCACAGAAGAATGTCAATGGCGCTGATGAGGATCCCATGATGGCGCTACATCCGGCGCTTGCCACAGCCGCTGCCATTGCGGCAGCAGATGCTGCCGCTGAGAACTATGCTCCCCGCGTCCGCAGCGATACGGAGAAGGCTTACGAACTTGCCTCACGGCTCGAACTGAAGCTGATGCAATGTAAGGTGCGGGCACGAGCAGTGCTAACACCGCTCGGCGATATGCTGGAGGACAGCCGATGGTTCACATCGCTTGGGCTGGATCACTCCATTTTTATGCGGTATCGCACACTCTATGTGGGTTATGGTGGACACTACACACCATCAACGACGCTGGCGCACACGGAAACGGTGGATCTTTCGGCCATTGGCTACTGTTCCCGTATATCGCCACAACACGCGATTATCTTTTACGATGAGTTCTCGAAATCGTATGAGCTGATCAACTACTCGGAGTTCGGCACCGAGGTCAATGGCCAGCTCTATACTTGCGATCTAACCGAGTACACGGCCACGCACGCCGGCAAGCGGATGCGACCTGATGACGCGGAACTCAAGCGGCGAGTCGATGATCTGCTCGACAAGCGTCGCCACATCCAACGTCAGTACGAGCCGAAGAGAGAAACGCAAGACAG ACTGGCGCCAATTGTAAAACCCGCCTGCCGATGCCAAATTGGACCCGATGTGCCCATGGTGCCGGGCGCTTGGGAGGGATCCGCCGTACTTGCCCATGGCAGCCTGTTGCGGTTTGGTTGTCTCTCCTTTGTGTTCTCAGTTCCGTCCACGGATCTGATGAAGGAACGACGCAACAATGGACTGGCGCAGTAG
- the LOC117794306 gene encoding uncharacterized protein LOC117794306, translating into MNALRNIFTSRTLNYLRQNGQNAILNATQQQPAVVPLPDTDADQALKDSLRTAPLSIPRSILDACRFTAKPFDIGGNNGANGAKKPAGSLSPTTLKRFRRMQRRMELVYLCKLCNTRNTKTISEEAYNSGVVILQCDGCAVDHLIKDNLGLFANGNGSMNVEEVLAKRHERVRIIKVNEHGELI; encoded by the coding sequence ATGAATGCATTGCGTAATATATTTACCTCGCGTACCCTAAACTATCTCCGCCAGAATGGACAGAACGCGATCCTCAATGCcacacagcagcagccagcGGTTGTGCCCCTGCCCGACACTGATGCGGATCAAGCGCTGAAGGATTCTCTGCGGACAGCGCCACTCTCAATACCGCGCTCCATACTTGACGCCTGTCGCTTTACGGCCAAGCCGTTTGACATTGGTGGCAACAATGGAGCCAATGGGGCCAAGAAGCCAGCGGGTTCATTGTCGCCGACAACGTTGAAGCGCTTTCGACGCATGCAACGCCGGATGGAGTTGGTGTATCTGTGCAAGCTGTGCAACACCCGCAACACGAAGACCATCAGCGAGGAAGCATACAACAGTGGTGTGGTTATACTGCAGTGTGACGGCTGTGCTGTCGATCATCTGATCAAGGACAACCTCGGCTTATTCgccaacggcaacggcagcatgAACGTCGAGGAAGTCCTGGCCAAGCGGCATGAGCGTGTCCGGATCATTAAAGTCAACGAGCATGGGGAACTCATTTAG
- the LOC117794294 gene encoding mitochondrial ribonuclease P catalytic subunit, translating into MYNLRILRQFRYSWIAPTSATKLPHRLLASQHKRRPQLGAVPSDQLDQLKADYFERNCELSNEEWQQVKHTLTNTYKYISGHNVDAVILGMCSTGEQLPLAKSYLRYLQAQGVEPNAATLGRLLRVYNAAYHTRALSDEEQSEIVHICDRLQGNHELLDASSCEHLVHGLVATTHHWQRAVAFLEMMKVTSAPSISAYSALAGKAFSSDHPELAWQLLEEMLETRKLPKCEVYLAHLESSARDVKTLGSQVERLLLFLERHDILLSDKVAQQLVALAQRLPHQLQVTSTHLEQMGKCGACQQHLEHVAISDAQFAELRRSFLDKVLIRKDVFQKSTPEEVARFKKFVEQTAPYDCVIDGLNVAYSTGTKKPPQQLAKLLATVVRFFKERRKRVLVLGRQHMRSWSKPAMNYIQNNASVFLTSNLSQDDPFLLYATLRSGQETDFFSRDLMRSHAFLLGTELKATFRRWQQEHQYSLVTQTQTGQIIVKEPIRYLLSAHKVNNTWHIPCTETYTPNPTDRFQAPEKWLCLKIA; encoded by the exons atgtATAATCTGAGAATATTACGACAATTTCGATACAGTTGGATCGCTCCGACGTCTGCGACCAAATTGCCACATCGTTTGCTGGCCAGCCAGCATAAACGACGCCCTCAACTGGGCGCAGTTCCGTCGGATCAACTGGACCAACTGAAGGCTGATTATTTCGAGAGAAACTGCGAGTTGAGCAATGAGGAATGGCAACAGGTGAAGCATACGCTCACCAACACCTACAAATACATCAGTGGACACAATGTGGACGCAGTCATCTTGGGCATGTGCAGCACTGGGGAGCAGCTGCCGTTGGCCAAGAGTTACCTGAGGTATCTGCAGGCTCAGGGAGTTGAGCCGAATGCGGCGACATTGGGCCGCTTACTGCGAGTCTACAATGCAGCCTATCACACACGTGCACTCAGTGACGAGGAGCAGTCGGAGATTGTGCACATCTGTGATAGGCTGCAGGGCAACCACGAGCTACTCGATGCCAGCAGCTGTGAACACCTGGTCCATGGACTAGTGGCCACCACTCACCATTGGCAGCGTGCAGTGGCTTTTCTCGAAATGATGAAGGTGACCAGTGCACCCAGTATATCCGCCTACAGTGCACTGGCGGGCAAAGCATTCAGCTCGGATCACCCGGAGCTGGCATGGCAGCTACTTGAGGAGATGCTCGAGACGCGCAAGCTGCCCAAATGTGAGGTGTACTTGGCGCACCTGGAGAGCAGTGCCCGCGATGTCAAGACACTGGGATCCCAGGTGGAACGACTGCTGCTATTCCTCGAGCGTCACGATATCCTCCTTAGCGATAAGGTGGCCCAGCAGCTTGTGGCTCTGGCCCAAAGACTGCCCCATCAGTTGCAGGTAACCAGCACGCATCTGGAACAGATGGGCAAATGCGGAGCATGCCAACAGCATTTAGAACACGTGGCCATCAGCGATGCACAGTTCGCCGAGCTGCGAAGATCCTTCTTGGACAAGGTGCTCATACGAAAGGATGTGTTTCAGAAGTCCACGCCCGAGGAAGTGGCTCGCTTCAAGAAGTTTGTGGAACAGACAGCGCCCTACGACTGCGTCATTGATGGCCTCAACGTGGCCTACTCCACGGGCACTAAGAAGCCGCCACAGCAGCTGGCCAAGCTGCTGGCCACTGTTGTGCGCTTTTTCAAGGAGCGACGGAAGCGCGTCCTTGTCCTGGGCCGACAGCATATGCGCAGCTGGTCCAAGCCGGCCATGAACTATATACAGAACAATGCCAGCGTATTTCTGACCAGTAATCT ATCGCAGGATGATCCGTTTCTGCTGTATGCAACGCTACGAAGCGGTCAGGAAACGGACTTCTTCTCCAGAGATCTGATGCGGAGTCATGCATTTCTGCTGGGCACCGAACTGAAGGCCACCTTTCGTCGCTGGCAGCAGGAGCATCAGTATTCCCTTGTGACACAAACTCAAACCGGCCAGATAATTGTTAAGGAACCCATACGATATCTCCTAAGCGCCCACAAGGTGAACAACACTTGGCACATACCGTGCACCGAGACATATACGCCGAATCCGACAGACAGATTCCAAGCGCCGGAAAAGTGGCTGTGCCTGAAGATTGCTTAA
- the LOC117794305 gene encoding uncharacterized protein LOC117794305 — protein MADEHGVQGESEKDEDADILPRFKGLPNITEGVEDIHAHLLKRHVYLYPEDGTHKKWVAPQIMILFESGNVNQVIDAVVNDLKHPIGNGLIASILVQEPLRQTLIRRLRARMELMDERIPEHPNFLHTLKMIERMNCKTVYIEEFDVQDKQKLYGRMKPRSPIVVLDFPQIYFGDKPSAIITLNTFRNLNEAIRLCYREGLSFETVSVWTNKLTEGYDMLSGLAKFPNFRFNCINVPFKASAMVSVNNHYHYEVLLVGGELITIAFPMQYFVYGSNIK, from the coding sequence ATGGCTGATGAGCATGGTGTCCAGGGTGAATCAGAGAAGGATGAGGATGCTGACATTTTGCCGCGCTTTAAGGGATTACCCAATATAACCGAGGGTGTAGAGGACATACATGCCCATTTACTGAAGCGACATGTGTACCTTTATCCCGAAGATGGCACCCATAAAAAATGGGTGGCTCCGCAGATAATGATCCTGTTTGAATCGGGGAACGTTAACCAAGTGATCGATGCTGTTGTTAATGATTTAAAGCATCCCATTGGTAACGGTCTGATTGCCAGCATTTTGGTACAGGAGCCATTGCGACAGACATTAATCCGGAGACTACGTGCCCGCATGGAGCTAATGGATGAGCGTATTCCAGAGCATCCGAATTTCTTGCACACACTCAAGATGATAGAGCGCATGAATTGTAAGACCGTGTATATTGAAGAATTCGATGTTCAAGACAAACAAAAGCTATATGGTCGAATGAAGCCCAGATCTCCCATAGTTGTATTGGATTTCCCACAAATCTATTTTGGCGACAAGCCCTCGGCAATTATAACACTAAATACTTTTCGTAACCTAAATGAGGCCATTAGGCTGTGCTATCGAGAGGGTCTCAGTTTCGAAACGGTTTCCGTGTGGACCAATAAGCTGACGGAAGGTTACGACATGCTTTCTGGACTTGCAAAGTTTCCAAATTTTCgatttaattgcattaacGTGCCGTTTAAAGCCAGTGCCATGGTATCAGTcaataatcattatcattatgaaGTGCTTCTAGTTGGCGGCGAGTTAATAACCATTGCATTTCCTATGCAATATTTTGTCTACGGctcaaatatcaaataa
- the LOC117794309 gene encoding uncharacterized protein LOC117794309, whose product MFSLFGKRKPAETPTEEAIQGPTDVPKQSIGDDFIFVERKTDADPVTLPGGMMYPPIPQSAYGRMPYPPPLGPKPTMGTGPNQNAPINYLQDIPFELSPQLTSKDGFNGAQSQVDGILALLTRQMSVDAMAEEYTFTLERSVQNDCF is encoded by the coding sequence atgTTTTCGTTGTTTGGCAAACGTAAGCCAGCTGAGACACCGACTGAGGAGGCCATTCAGGGCCCAACGGATGTACCGAAGCAAAGCATCGGCGATGATTTCATATTTGTGGAACGCAAAACTGACGCAGATCCCGTAACATTGCCCGGTGGAATGATGTATCCACCCATTCCGCAGTCAGCATACGGCCGAATGCCCTATCCGCCGCCCCTTGGTCCCAAACCCACAATGGGAACGGGGCCCAATCAAAACGCACCTATCAATTATCTGCAGGACATTCCGTTTGAGCTGTCGCCGCAACTAACCAGCAAGGATGGCTTTAATGGAGCCCAGTCGCAAGTAGACGGTATCTTGGCTTTATTGACGCGTCAAATGTCCGTGGACGCGATGGCTGAGGAGTACACATTCACCCTGGAGCGTTCTGTGCAAAACGATTGTTTCTGA